The genomic region TCTCAATTACGAGATGCGGCCGGCCTGACCGGCGCCGGCCTTCTGGAGAACGCGCGATGTGCCTCGGCCTGCCGATGACGATTGTCGAGACCGATGGGATGTCGGCGTTGTGCGAATTTCGCGGCGAGCAGCGCCGCGTCTCGGTGCTGCTGCTGTCCAATCCGCCGGTCGGCGCTCACGTGCTGGTCTACATCGACAGCGCCATCCGGCTTCTGGATGAGGAAGAGGCCCGCCTGATCGGCGCGGCCATCGACGGTCTCGGTGCTGCGCTCGATGGCGAGGATTGCGACCGCTTCTTTGCGGACCTGATCGACCGCGAGCCGC from Bradyrhizobium sp. CB1015 harbors:
- a CDS encoding HypC/HybG/HupF family hydrogenase formation chaperone, producing MCLGLPMTIVETDGMSALCEFRGEQRRVSVLLLSNPPVGAHVLVYIDSAIRLLDEEEARLIGAAIDGLGAALDGEDCDRFFADLIDREPQLPAHLRSE